Proteins from one Deinococcus sp. AB2017081 genomic window:
- a CDS encoding DUF11 domain-containing protein, with amino-acid sequence MKLSRPPSLRTALVSVLVMAGVAGAAGTPAGTVITNRASALFGTPNPQDLQETASNTISTVVQAVCSVSVTPDGTVAQPGQRATLLPGERAVFPYTVVNTGNTPGTFPVQGVVDAASTLTPAIRVVLDTNGNGLPDSTEPEVSSVTLAADARAGVLLVVDTTRSAGAGNAYVNVTASCADGSATDTNNVSAVQVGPPPALGVTKTFTPALVRPGTETTVTVTARNGGQGTSREVLLTDLLAAQTAQGLTFVAGSARTTVGTLEYTADGTAWSAAEPATVRGVRVRLPALAPDATATLTFRMLAGAAAENHVIPNTATAETGGERASGSASADVRYLPGVAIGPVGAPQAPEGTAADAQRVPFAVAGQPVCFDHTLLNTGDVRDDFTVTVTYPQGTATPTLLDAAGKPLALPVSLEPGQSTLVRVCHAAQAGTLDALVTVAGARGTSNTTHDLVGVVESGLPELRKSAAATTVDEGGQTVAVPEGGSVATGDTVTYTLVVRNPYAHALTGAVVRDPVPAHVTAVSAAAGGVITGQPGAQSATWTLGTLAPGETRTLTLVTTVSPRAVDGEGLKNVFTLTTTELVTPVPSNETVTPVWSAQLRVVKAVSAKEATYGDRLTYTLTITNQSVTTAIMQAAVTDTPARGLDYVPGTSTLDGQPLVDPVLSGGTLRWTLPELPAGRPVVIAYQTRVTPEASGDLVNAVVVSGTGAGGIARAVASNRATATIKLSPLLFAPLADIVGVVYVDRNRDGRFDPAIDTPVPRARILLAGGRQALTDPLGRYSFLNVAHGTHALRLDPHTTPYPPLQLTSDGGLSGTRSVPVRGLTSVDFPLAPLGGDISVLRHTTLLVGDVTIEKTVTQLPGGYAVTLRVTTPRALDGVDLDDPLPPGAVLQDGRNTVTGTLIAGEHTFTYRFLWAGAPGAATTDPVMSWRY; translated from the coding sequence GTGAAGCTATCCCGTCCACCCTCCCTCCGAACCGCGCTGGTCAGTGTGCTGGTCATGGCCGGCGTGGCGGGTGCGGCCGGTACGCCGGCTGGCACGGTCATCACCAACCGGGCGTCTGCCCTGTTCGGTACGCCGAACCCGCAGGATCTCCAGGAAACCGCCTCGAACACCATCAGCACGGTCGTGCAGGCGGTGTGTTCCGTCAGTGTGACGCCGGACGGCACGGTGGCGCAGCCGGGTCAGCGGGCCACCCTGCTTCCCGGCGAGCGGGCGGTGTTCCCCTACACGGTCGTGAACACCGGGAATACGCCCGGCACCTTTCCCGTGCAGGGCGTGGTCGATGCCGCCAGCACCCTGACCCCCGCCATCCGTGTGGTTCTGGATACGAACGGCAACGGTCTGCCCGACAGCACGGAGCCCGAGGTGAGCAGCGTGACCCTGGCGGCCGACGCCCGCGCGGGCGTGCTGCTGGTCGTGGACACCACGCGCAGCGCCGGGGCCGGGAACGCCTACGTGAACGTGACCGCCAGCTGTGCCGACGGTTCGGCCACCGACACGAACAATGTCAGCGCCGTGCAGGTCGGGCCGCCACCGGCACTGGGCGTGACCAAGACCTTCACCCCCGCCCTGGTGCGGCCCGGCACCGAGACGACTGTGACCGTCACGGCCCGCAACGGCGGCCAGGGCACCAGCCGCGAGGTGCTCCTGACGGACCTGCTGGCCGCCCAGACGGCGCAGGGGCTGACCTTCGTGGCCGGCAGCGCCCGCACCACCGTCGGCACGCTGGAATACACCGCCGACGGCACCGCGTGGTCGGCCGCCGAGCCGGCCACCGTGCGCGGCGTGCGGGTGCGGCTGCCGGCCCTGGCGCCGGACGCGACCGCGACCCTGACCTTCCGCATGCTGGCCGGCGCAGCGGCCGAGAACCACGTGATTCCCAACACCGCGACCGCCGAGACCGGGGGCGAGCGCGCGAGCGGCTCGGCCAGTGCGGACGTGCGCTACCTGCCGGGGGTCGCCATCGGCCCCGTCGGTGCTCCGCAGGCCCCCGAGGGCACGGCGGCCGACGCGCAGCGCGTGCCCTTCGCGGTGGCCGGGCAGCCCGTGTGTTTCGACCACACGCTGCTGAACACCGGCGACGTGCGCGACGACTTCACGGTCACGGTCACGTACCCGCAGGGCACGGCCACGCCCACCCTGCTGGACGCCGCCGGGAAACCGCTCGCCCTGCCGGTCAGCCTGGAGCCCGGTCAGAGCACGCTGGTGCGCGTGTGTCACGCCGCGCAGGCAGGCACGCTGGACGCGCTGGTCACGGTGGCCGGCGCCCGCGGCACGAGCAACACCACCCATGACCTGGTGGGCGTGGTGGAATCGGGGCTGCCGGAACTGCGCAAGTCCGCCGCCGCGACCACCGTCGACGAGGGCGGTCAGACCGTGGCGGTGCCCGAGGGCGGCAGCGTCGCCACGGGCGATACCGTCACGTACACCCTGGTGGTGCGCAATCCCTATGCCCACGCCCTGACCGGCGCGGTGGTGCGTGACCCGGTACCCGCGCACGTGACTGCGGTGAGTGCCGCGGCCGGCGGCGTGATCACCGGACAGCCGGGGGCCCAGTCCGCCACCTGGACCCTGGGCACCCTGGCCCCCGGCGAGACCCGGACGCTGACCCTGGTCACCACCGTCAGCCCACGGGCCGTGGACGGCGAGGGACTGAAGAACGTCTTTACCCTGACGACCACCGAACTGGTCACCCCGGTGCCGAGCAACGAGACCGTCACGCCCGTGTGGTCGGCGCAGCTGCGGGTCGTCAAGGCAGTCAGCGCGAAGGAGGCGACCTACGGCGACCGCCTGACGTACACCCTGACCATCACCAACCAGTCGGTCACGACCGCGATCATGCAGGCGGCCGTGACCGACACGCCCGCACGCGGCCTGGACTACGTGCCCGGTACGAGTACCCTGGACGGCCAGCCGCTGGTCGATCCGGTGCTGTCGGGCGGCACGCTGCGCTGGACGCTGCCGGAACTCCCGGCAGGCCGCCCGGTCGTGATCGCGTATCAGACGAGAGTCACGCCCGAGGCGAGCGGTGATCTGGTGAACGCGGTCGTCGTGAGCGGCACCGGGGCTGGCGGCATCGCCAGGGCGGTCGCCAGCAACCGCGCGACCGCGACCATCAAGCTCAGTCCGCTGCTGTTCGCGCCGCTGGCCGACATCGTGGGCGTGGTGTACGTGGATCGCAACCGCGACGGGCGCTTCGACCCGGCCATCGACACGCCCGTGCCGCGTGCCCGCATCCTGCTGGCCGGCGGGCGACAGGCGCTGACCGATCCCCTGGGGCGCTACTCGTTCCTGAACGTCGCGCACGGCACCCACGCGCTGCGGCTGGATCCCCACACCACACCGTACCCGCCGCTCCAGCTCACGTCCGACGGCGGCCTGAGCGGCACCCGCAGCGTGCCGGTGCGCGGCCTGACCAGCGTGGACTTCCCGCTCGCACCGCTGGGCGGCGACATCAGCGTGCTGCGGCACACGACGCTGCTGGTCGGCGACGTCACGATCGAGAAGACCGTGACCCAGCTGCCCGGCGGCTATGCGGTCACCCTGCGCGTCACCACGCCCCGTGCCCTGGACGGAGTCGACCTCGACGATCCGCTGCCGCCGGGCGCCGTGCTGCAAGACGGCCGAAATACCGTCACCGGTACGCTGATCGCGGGTGAACACACCTTCACCTACCGCTTCCTGTGGGCCGGGGCACCGGGTGCCGCCACCACGGATCCGGTCATGAGCTGGAGGTACTGA
- a CDS encoding DUF11 domain-containing protein → MNSVVKRLATALTALLAVGLSEAQNLSTSLPLTSVGDRLMWSVGDQTLTLNVPASGRVRLELYSPRVDLSDYRSATYYGDEQYDAGRTPVTTTFTLLRGDGTVVLTRRFTPGAQAWETLLDQELPAGAYRLVAATQGNAKNTFAVRLAGVSAMISADRLSVNIHSRAFVPAVQVTSDGQPHVLRVYDGDGPRELEARLRDEQGRVIPLTVSADLAYSDLVLPAQAGTYTVELRQPATARQFSNTVSFGLTRAGAATPIVVSRTDQSGTLRVTAELLLPGGGQPTQAEVTVGDTPVTVRGTFEQPAAAGTYPVVPLPVPGAEVTVDHSAVAVPAGGTAAAHVQIRPQVRLNLHTDRPEVCVGDTVTVTARAETDFGGDLPLALNVDAPGLSIAGPQRLDGVLSAATPGELRITGVATAPGPLAIRARLAPWGLEETATVTVRPDVASLRLSRDPLPTAIPGGEVAVTLRVTNLTERPAAYELTDTAAPGLSPLTTPQFTGTLAAGETRALSYRARVTGTDPVLLRADLRTPDCAAPQTTAATLNVVTTPAQAPAQRRVSRIVLPFDAPAGATQLIVAHRVPTGATYIPGSARLNDALLPDPLRGPSGTLYWAVPGHAAQTPDTQRGVVSYTVGHPGTLDTLGSPALLARFAGERSEVLSGQIDTADLAAARPLTSAPTRQENAGRIASPLDGSLIRIRDRISVTVRVARGEVPALQVNGQPVPDTQIGEVTTAADGSRRVTYVGVLLHPGPNTLSAGPDRVRVELVGATARTEVTPTALIADGSSPLRLTIRTLDANGHPTDQPSVTVAPSLEPRTPDAEPGTSGYQVRLVNGEGVLELQPQATPTTLKLDVLQGTDVKTYTFEVRPDASRVGVGMLSATVGLDGALSLQDDVTWQGRASLETPLGAGKLYVAADRDGLPTDRDPLKRFAQSGDSSTESVPLQGIDPVAFAYDHPSFRAAYRRSAAPVDVLPVGEQLTALTASSKGSVQVSGFAALVPDERVTDERLTPEGTRLLRLSQGGISDGSETLTVVTLERATGKELSRATLRRNVDYLIDLNTGIITLARALDAVDLSLNDVVVLASYRLADPMSQRHPAFGAQVKYTARQYSVGAAAVRLDDTVTVGARATYDDGTLRADGLLAYSNGLQATLDAGTKFGSTTLAARVRYQAPTYTGLAPLTPGLTVGVDATTKLTPALSASAQAEYHDSGAVSAARVQGGSVTARADYQVAPFSVGAGIKAAYGDQQGVAAVVGVGYHRAPVDVDVTHSQPLGGGTLDPTTTVSARYALSDALSVSVRDEINWNTGQRASLSVDNRVGNTNYTATYDLPGSGGQGNRARFGVNTTLPLGEQVTVGLRGNALYDVAAAQSELGAGADLTYKTDRVTAAAGTDVTAGSKGFGVVLRAGVSGQLSDQLTLTADGLVEFGAGKNGQRAALGYAYRASAFNSLGTVRYVTGTLAGNAPEFSSILAAEYRQPQWAVRGGLDTRTLLNDPGSFTAQLGLGGTYYFGERFGVGAWGRLLTQPGSGTTQYGYGLEGSVRVLPGTWLTAGYNPAGFDGLGSAYTRQGAYLRLDLTVDETLGDGK, encoded by the coding sequence GTGAATTCCGTCGTGAAACGCCTCGCGACTGCCCTGACGGCCCTGCTCGCTGTCGGGCTGAGCGAGGCCCAGAACCTGAGCACCAGCCTGCCCCTGACCTCGGTCGGCGACCGCCTGATGTGGTCGGTCGGCGACCAGACCCTGACCCTGAACGTGCCGGCCAGCGGCCGCGTGCGGCTGGAACTGTACAGTCCGCGCGTCGATCTGTCGGATTACCGCAGCGCCACGTACTACGGCGACGAGCAGTACGACGCCGGACGCACCCCGGTCACCACGACCTTCACGCTGCTGCGCGGCGACGGAACCGTCGTGCTCACGCGCCGCTTCACGCCCGGCGCCCAGGCGTGGGAGACGCTGCTGGATCAGGAGCTGCCCGCCGGCGCGTACCGGCTGGTGGCCGCCACGCAGGGCAACGCCAAGAACACCTTCGCGGTGCGCCTGGCCGGTGTCAGCGCCATGATCAGCGCCGACCGCCTGAGCGTGAACATCCACTCGCGCGCCTTCGTGCCCGCCGTGCAGGTCACCTCCGACGGGCAGCCCCACGTCCTGCGCGTGTACGACGGCGACGGCCCCCGTGAGCTGGAGGCCCGGCTGCGCGACGAGCAGGGACGGGTGATCCCGCTGACGGTCAGCGCGGATCTGGCGTACAGCGACCTGGTGCTGCCGGCCCAGGCCGGGACATACACCGTGGAGCTGCGCCAGCCGGCCACGGCGCGGCAGTTCTCCAACACCGTGAGTTTCGGCCTGACCCGCGCGGGGGCCGCCACGCCGATCGTGGTGAGCCGCACGGATCAGAGCGGCACCCTGCGCGTCACGGCCGAACTGCTGCTGCCGGGCGGCGGCCAGCCGACCCAGGCCGAAGTCACCGTGGGCGACACGCCCGTCACGGTTCGTGGCACCTTCGAGCAGCCGGCCGCGGCCGGCACCTACCCGGTCGTCCCGCTGCCGGTGCCGGGGGCCGAGGTCACGGTGGATCACAGCGCCGTCGCGGTGCCCGCCGGCGGCACAGCAGCGGCGCACGTGCAGATCCGCCCACAGGTGCGGCTGAATCTCCACACCGACCGGCCGGAGGTCTGCGTGGGCGACACCGTCACCGTGACCGCCCGCGCCGAGACCGACTTCGGCGGCGACCTGCCCCTGGCGCTGAACGTGGATGCGCCGGGACTGAGCATCGCCGGTCCGCAGCGGCTCGATGGCGTCCTGAGCGCCGCCACCCCCGGCGAGCTGCGGATCACCGGCGTCGCCACCGCGCCCGGCCCGCTGGCAATCCGGGCCCGTCTGGCCCCGTGGGGACTGGAGGAGACGGCGACCGTCACGGTGCGGCCGGACGTCGCCAGCCTGCGGCTGAGCCGCGACCCCCTGCCCACGGCCATTCCTGGCGGCGAGGTGGCCGTCACGCTGCGCGTCACGAACCTCACGGAGCGCCCCGCCGCGTATGAGCTGACCGACACGGCCGCGCCGGGCCTGAGCCCACTGACCACGCCGCAGTTCACGGGCACGCTCGCCGCCGGCGAGACCCGCGCCCTGAGCTACCGGGCGCGCGTGACCGGCACCGACCCGGTGCTGCTGCGGGCCGACCTGCGCACCCCCGACTGCGCGGCCCCCCAGACCACGGCCGCCACGCTGAACGTGGTGACCACTCCGGCCCAGGCCCCGGCCCAGCGCCGCGTGAGCCGGATCGTGCTGCCCTTCGACGCGCCCGCCGGGGCCACCCAGCTGATCGTGGCCCACCGGGTGCCCACCGGCGCGACCTACATTCCGGGCAGCGCCCGCCTGAACGACGCCCTCCTGCCCGATCCGCTGCGTGGGCCGAGCGGCACGCTGTACTGGGCCGTGCCGGGCCACGCCGCCCAGACGCCGGACACGCAGCGCGGCGTGGTCTCCTACACCGTGGGCCATCCGGGAACGCTCGACACGCTCGGTTCACCCGCACTGCTGGCCCGATTCGCCGGAGAGCGCAGCGAGGTGCTGAGCGGCCAGATCGACACCGCCGACCTCGCGGCAGCCAGACCCCTGACCAGCGCCCCGACCCGCCAGGAGAACGCCGGCCGGATCGCCTCCCCGCTGGACGGCAGTCTGATCCGTATCCGCGACCGCATCAGCGTGACCGTCCGGGTCGCACGCGGCGAGGTGCCCGCCCTGCAGGTGAACGGGCAGCCCGTACCGGACACGCAGATCGGAGAGGTCACCACCGCCGCCGACGGCAGCCGGCGCGTCACGTATGTGGGCGTGCTGCTGCACCCCGGCCCGAATACCCTGAGCGCCGGCCCGGACCGTGTCCGCGTGGAGCTGGTCGGAGCCACGGCGCGCACCGAGGTCACGCCGACGGCGCTGATCGCCGACGGCAGCAGCCCGCTGCGACTCACGATCCGTACCCTGGATGCCAACGGCCATCCGACGGATCAGCCGAGCGTGACGGTGGCGCCCTCGCTGGAGCCCCGCACACCCGACGCGGAACCTGGCACCAGCGGCTACCAGGTGCGGCTCGTGAACGGCGAGGGCGTGCTGGAACTGCAGCCCCAGGCGACCCCGACCACCCTCAAGCTCGATGTGCTCCAGGGCACGGACGTGAAGACCTACACCTTCGAGGTGCGGCCGGACGCGAGCCGCGTGGGCGTGGGGATGCTGAGCGCCACCGTGGGCCTGGACGGCGCCCTGAGTCTGCAGGACGACGTGACGTGGCAGGGCCGCGCGTCGCTGGAGACCCCGCTGGGGGCCGGCAAGCTGTACGTCGCCGCCGACAGGGACGGCCTGCCGACCGACCGCGATCCGCTGAAGCGCTTCGCCCAGTCCGGCGACAGCTCCACCGAGAGTGTGCCCCTCCAGGGCATCGATCCCGTGGCCTTCGCCTACGACCATCCCAGCTTCCGCGCCGCGTACCGCCGCAGCGCGGCACCGGTCGACGTGCTGCCGGTGGGCGAGCAGCTGACCGCCCTGACCGCGTCCAGCAAGGGCAGCGTCCAGGTCTCGGGCTTCGCGGCGCTGGTGCCGGACGAGCGCGTGACCGACGAGCGGCTCACGCCGGAAGGCACCCGCCTGCTGCGCCTGAGCCAGGGCGGCATCTCCGACGGCAGCGAGACGCTGACGGTCGTGACGCTGGAACGCGCCACTGGCAAGGAGCTGAGCCGCGCGACCCTGCGCCGCAACGTGGACTACCTGATCGACCTGAACACGGGCATCATCACGCTCGCGCGGGCGCTGGACGCGGTCGACCTGAGCCTCAACGATGTCGTCGTCCTCGCCAGCTACCGCCTCGCAGATCCCATGTCTCAGCGGCATCCCGCCTTCGGCGCGCAGGTGAAGTACACGGCGCGGCAGTACTCGGTGGGCGCCGCCGCCGTCCGCCTGGACGACACCGTCACCGTCGGCGCCCGCGCCACCTACGACGACGGCACCCTGCGCGCCGATGGCCTCCTGGCCTACTCGAACGGCCTCCAGGCCACCCTCGACGCCGGCACGAAGTTCGGCTCCACCACCCTCGCCGCCCGCGTCCGCTATCAGGCCCCCACCTACACCGGCCTCGCTCCCCTCACCCCCGGCCTCACGGTGGGCGTGGACGCGACCACCAAGCTGACGCCGGCCCTGAGCGCGAGCGCTCAGGCGGAGTACCACGACAGCGGCGCGGTCAGCGCGGCGCGGGTGCAGGGCGGCAGCGTGACGGCGCGGGCGGACTATCAGGTGGCGCCCTTCAGCGTGGGGGCCGGGATCAAGGCGGCGTATGGAGATCAGCAGGGCGTGGCGGCGGTGGTGGGGGTGGGGTATCACCGGGCACCGGTGGATGTGGACGTGACGCACAGCCAGCCGCTGGGGGGCGGAACCCTCGATCCCACCACCACCGTCTCGGCCCGCTATGCCCTGTCCGACGCCCTGAGTGTCAGCGTGCGCGACGAGATCAACTGGAACACCGGCCAGCGGGCCTCGCTGAGCGTGGACAACCGCGTGGGAAACACCAACTACACGGCCACCTACGACCTGCCGGGGAGCGGCGGGCAGGGCAACCGCGCCCGCTTCGGCGTCAACACGACGCTGCCGCTGGGCGAGCAGGTGACCGTGGGTCTGCGCGGCAATGCCCTGTACGACGTGGCGGCCGCCCAGTCCGAACTGGGGGCCGGGGCCGACCTGACCTACAAGACGGACCGCGTGACCGCCGCCGCCGGCACCGACGTGACGGCAGGGAGCAAGGGCTTCGGTGTGGTGCTCCGCGCCGGTGTCAGTGGGCAGCTCAGCGACCAGCTCACCCTGACCGCCGACGGTCTGGTGGAGTTCGGCGCGGGCAAGAACGGCCAGCGGGCCGCCCTGGGCTATGCCTACCGCGCCTCGGCGTTCAACTCGCTGGGCACGGTGCGCTACGTGACCGGCACGCTGGCGGGCAATGCCCCCGAATTCAGCAGCATCCTGGCCGCCGAGTACCGTCAGCCGCAGTGGGCGGTGCGCGGGGGTCTGGATACCCGCACCCTGCTGAACGACCCTGGCAGCTTCACCGCGCAGCTCGGCCTGGGCGGCACGTACTACTTCGGTGAGCGCTTCGGTGTGGGCGCGTGGGGCCGCCTGCTCACGCAGCCCGGCAGCGGCACCACCCAGTACGGCTACGGCCTGGAAGGCAGCGTGCGCGTCCTGCCCGGCACGTGGCTGACCGCCGGCTACAACCCCGCCGGCTTCGACGGCCTGGGGAGCGCGTACACCCGTCAGGGCGCGTACCTGCGCCTCGATCTGACCGTTGACGAGACCCTGGGAGACGGCAAGTGA